From the genome of Desulfovibrio gilichinskyi, one region includes:
- a CDS encoding NifU family protein, with protein MYDKVEAALEKVRPFLKADGGDVELVEVTDEGFAMVRLQGACKGCPMSQKTLRSVVERTLLKEIPELKGVESVD; from the coding sequence ATGTACGATAAAGTCGAAGCTGCACTTGAAAAAGTCAGACCTTTTTTGAAAGCTGACGGTGGCGACGTTGAACTCGTTGAGGTAACAGATGAAGGCTTTGCAATGGTCCGTCTTCAGGGCGCATGTAAAGGATGCCCTATGTCTCAAAAGACCCTAAGAAGTGTTGTAGAGCGCACCTTGCTTAAAGAAATTCCAGAATTAAAAGGTGTAGAATCTGTTGATTAG
- the gltX gene encoding glutamate--tRNA ligase, whose product MSNTVTRFAPSPTGHLHIGGARTALFSWLLARRNNGKFVLRIEDTDQQRSTQEYTDAILDSMKWLGIDWDGELMYQSKRFDIYNTYIDRLLETGHAYWCDCTTEQVDAMREKAMLEKRKPKYDGSCREKNIGPGENRVVRFKAPIDGRTSFNDMIKGPIVVENAEMDDMVLRRSDGTPTYNLAVVVDDHTMGVTEVLRGDDHVNNTPRQIQIYKALGWDIPRFGHVPMILGPDKKKLSKRHGALSVMEYEKMGYLPEAVVNYLVRLGWSHGDQEIFSKEELIEFFDTEHLGNSPSVFDTKKLDWVNCEYIKAKAPAELIPGMRSFLPEGVEASDEYLEKIIPLLQPRATNYKEMADMCDFFLVSADNLEYDESSVAKVFTTEALDHLKELTVRIEADSEFTHDSLEAVHTGYLAEKELKFKVIGQPVRLALCGKVQSPGGLYDLMLVMGKDETLARMRRAVTLA is encoded by the coding sequence ATGAGTAATACAGTAACACGTTTTGCACCTAGCCCTACCGGGCATTTACATATCGGCGGAGCACGAACCGCACTTTTTTCATGGCTTCTGGCCCGTCGCAATAACGGTAAATTTGTGCTGCGTATTGAAGATACCGATCAGCAAAGATCCACTCAGGAATACACCGACGCTATCCTTGATTCAATGAAATGGCTCGGAATTGATTGGGACGGCGAGCTGATGTACCAAAGCAAACGCTTCGACATTTACAACACTTACATCGACCGACTTCTTGAAACCGGACACGCATACTGGTGCGACTGTACCACCGAACAGGTTGATGCCATGCGCGAAAAGGCTATGCTTGAAAAACGCAAGCCTAAATATGACGGTTCATGCCGTGAAAAAAACATCGGCCCCGGCGAAAACCGTGTTGTCAGATTTAAAGCACCTATCGATGGACGCACTTCCTTTAACGACATGATCAAAGGACCTATCGTTGTAGAAAATGCAGAAATGGATGACATGGTCCTTCGTCGTTCTGACGGAACTCCTACATACAACCTTGCGGTTGTTGTTGATGACCACACCATGGGCGTTACTGAAGTTCTGCGCGGTGACGACCATGTTAACAATACCCCGCGCCAGATTCAGATATACAAAGCCCTCGGCTGGGACATCCCCCGCTTCGGCCACGTCCCTATGATTCTGGGACCTGACAAGAAAAAGCTTTCCAAAAGACACGGCGCACTTTCTGTCATGGAATATGAAAAAATGGGATACCTGCCGGAAGCCGTTGTAAACTATCTGGTCCGCCTAGGCTGGTCCCACGGTGATCAGGAAATTTTCTCAAAAGAAGAGTTAATCGAGTTTTTCGATACTGAACATCTCGGCAACTCACCTTCAGTTTTTGATACAAAAAAACTGGACTGGGTTAACTGCGAATATATCAAAGCAAAAGCTCCGGCTGAACTTATTCCCGGAATGCGTTCATTCCTTCCGGAAGGGGTTGAAGCTTCGGACGAATATCTTGAAAAAATTATTCCATTGCTCCAGCCACGCGCAACAAACTATAAAGAAATGGCAGATATGTGTGATTTCTTCTTAGTAAGCGCGGACAATCTGGAATACGATGAAAGCTCTGTTGCAAAGGTATTTACTACTGAAGCTTTAGATCACCTGAAAGAACTGACAGTCAGAATTGAAGCAGACTCTGAGTTCACTCATGACTCTCTTGAAGCGGTCCACACAGGATATCTTGCTGAAAAGGAACTCAAATTCAAAGTAATCGGTCAGCCTGTACGTTTAGCCCTTTGCGGAAAAGTACAAAGCCCCGGCGGACTTTATGACCTGATGCTCGTTATGGGCAAAGATGAGACTCTTGCAAGAATGAGAAGAGCTGTGACCCTCGCTTAG